A single region of the Arthrobacter sp. PAMC25564 genome encodes:
- the hisN gene encoding histidinol-phosphatase, with amino-acid sequence MSQTASSYNDDLRLAHVLADSVDSQTMSRFKALDLRIETKPDLTPVTDADKSAEEAIRGQLSRSRPRDAVLGEEFGSSGHGSRRWVIDPIDGTKNFVRGVPVWATLIALIDEGEPVVGVVSAPALGKRWWAAKGAGAYTGRSLAAATRLKVSNVSKLSDASLSYSSLGGWKQRGNLDEFLGLTEEVWRTRAYGDFWSYCLVAEGAVDIACEPELNLYDMAALVPIVTEAGGRFTSLEGEDGPFGGNALATNSILHSEVLKRLNPGLDDLL; translated from the coding sequence ATGAGTCAAACCGCTTCGAGCTACAACGATGACCTGCGCCTTGCCCATGTCCTGGCAGATTCCGTAGATTCCCAGACCATGAGCCGCTTCAAGGCGCTCGACCTTCGGATCGAAACGAAGCCAGACCTGACGCCGGTGACCGACGCCGACAAGTCCGCGGAGGAAGCCATCCGCGGCCAGCTGTCCCGCTCCCGACCGCGCGATGCCGTCCTCGGCGAGGAATTCGGCAGCTCCGGCCATGGCTCCCGCCGCTGGGTCATCGACCCGATCGACGGGACCAAGAACTTCGTCCGGGGCGTCCCGGTCTGGGCCACCCTGATCGCCCTCATCGACGAGGGCGAGCCCGTCGTCGGCGTCGTCAGCGCCCCGGCGCTGGGTAAGCGCTGGTGGGCGGCCAAGGGCGCCGGGGCCTACACGGGCCGATCGCTGGCGGCTGCCACCCGGCTGAAGGTGTCCAACGTCTCCAAGCTCTCGGACGCGTCGCTGTCCTACTCAAGCCTGGGCGGCTGGAAGCAACGCGGCAACCTCGACGAGTTCCTGGGCCTCACCGAGGAAGTCTGGCGCACCCGGGCCTACGGCGATTTCTGGTCCTACTGCCTGGTCGCGGAGGGCGCGGTGGACATCGCCTGCGAGCCGGAACTGAACCTCTACGACATGGCCGCGCTGGTGCCGATCGTCACCGAGGCCGGCGGCCGCTTCACCTCGCTGGAGGGGGAAGACGGCCCGTTCGGCGGCAACGCCCTCGCCACCAACTCCATCCTCCACTCCGAAGTCCTCAAGCGGCTCAACCCCGGCCTGGACGACCTGCTCTAG